The Martelella mediterranea DSM 17316 genome has a window encoding:
- a CDS encoding Gfo/Idh/MocA family oxidoreductase, with protein MPVRLGVVGLGRGFMLMIPTFTADPRVKLVAAAAPRAESRAAFEAEFGGRTYDDIVPLCADPEVEAVYIATPHQMHADHVCTALAAGKHVLVDKPIAISMADADRMVAAAEASSKHLIVGPSHSFDPPVEAAARLIESGEVGSLRMIQAFNYTDFLYRPRRPEELRTEEGGGILFSQAIHQIDVVRRLAGGLATRVTAMTGAWDPARPTEGAFSALIAFANGSFASLTYSGYAHFDSDVWMDNVGELGQRKDPAAYGKARRALQGLDAEAEAALKQTRTYGSGAGLIEAENNEHFGPVIALCDRADLRLTPAGLDVFGDIERRFVEVPFGPAPRGPVIDALVGAVREDRAPAQTGAWGRASLEICHAILESAASGQPVDLQRQCGIT; from the coding sequence ATGCCCGTCAGGCTAGGCGTCGTCGGGCTGGGTCGCGGCTTCATGCTGATGATCCCGACCTTCACCGCCGATCCGCGCGTGAAACTGGTCGCCGCCGCCGCCCCCCGCGCCGAAAGCCGCGCGGCGTTCGAGGCCGAGTTCGGCGGTCGGACCTATGACGACATCGTGCCGCTTTGCGCCGATCCTGAGGTGGAGGCGGTCTATATCGCCACGCCGCACCAGATGCACGCCGACCACGTCTGCACCGCGCTGGCCGCCGGCAAGCATGTGCTGGTCGACAAGCCGATCGCCATCTCGATGGCGGATGCCGACCGCATGGTCGCGGCCGCCGAGGCCTCGAGCAAGCATCTGATCGTAGGCCCCAGCCACAGCTTCGACCCGCCAGTCGAGGCCGCGGCGCGCCTGATCGAGAGCGGTGAGGTGGGATCCCTGCGGATGATCCAGGCGTTCAACTACACCGATTTCCTCTACCGCCCCCGGCGCCCCGAGGAACTGCGCACCGAAGAGGGCGGCGGCATCCTGTTCAGCCAGGCGATCCACCAGATCGACGTGGTGCGCCGGCTGGCCGGTGGCCTTGCCACCCGAGTCACCGCGATGACCGGCGCCTGGGATCCCGCGCGCCCGACGGAAGGCGCGTTCAGCGCGCTCATCGCCTTTGCCAATGGATCCTTCGCCAGCCTGACCTATTCCGGCTACGCGCATTTCGACAGCGACGTCTGGATGGATAATGTGGGCGAGCTGGGCCAGCGCAAGGACCCCGCCGCCTATGGCAAGGCGCGTCGCGCCTTGCAGGGGCTCGACGCCGAGGCCGAAGCCGCGCTCAAGCAGACCCGCACCTACGGCAGCGGGGCCGGGCTTATCGAGGCGGAAAACAACGAGCATTTCGGCCCGGTGATCGCGCTGTGCGACCGCGCCGACCTGCGGCTGACGCCTGCCGGGCTGGATGTCTTCGGCGACATCGAGCGCCGCTTCGTCGAGGTGCCCTTCGGCCCCGCCCCGCGCGGACCTGTCATCGACGCGCTGGTCGGCGCCGTGCGCGAGGATCGCGCGCCCGCCCAGACCGGCGCCTGGGGCCGCGCGAGCCTCGAAATCTGTCACGCGATCCTGGAATCGGCGGCCTCGGGCCAGCCGGTGGATCTGCAGCGCCAATGCGGCATCACGTAA
- a CDS encoding PDR/VanB family oxidoreductase, with protein sequence MELIRMRVGARRALTPQITEFTLVPMEEGALPGFTPGAHVTVETPSGAMRRYSLVNDGTAPDHYKIAVKREPASRGGSASMHDEAVEGFELNVEAPENDFPMADAPRYLLIAGGIGVTPISAMAAHLEREGKDFNIIYLSRSAEEAAYLEDLTTAYGDRVLAHHDEGDPEKIYDFWDHFAEPQKLNVYCCGPKPLMDEIEAISGHWPEGRVNFEDFKPVDVVRADDEAFEVELKKTGITLTVPADRSILEAMRDAGFPTVSSCESGTCGTCKTRLLEGEADHRDMVLMDEEKADKIMICVSRACSGGRLVLDL encoded by the coding sequence ATGGAGCTCATCAGGATGCGCGTCGGTGCAAGACGCGCGCTGACCCCGCAGATCACCGAATTCACGCTGGTTCCGATGGAAGAGGGCGCGCTGCCCGGATTCACGCCCGGCGCGCATGTCACGGTCGAGACGCCCTCGGGGGCAATGCGGCGCTATTCGCTGGTCAACGACGGCACCGCGCCGGACCATTACAAGATCGCCGTGAAGCGCGAGCCGGCCAGCCGGGGCGGCTCGGCCTCGATGCATGACGAGGCGGTCGAGGGGTTCGAGCTGAACGTCGAGGCGCCGGAAAACGACTTCCCCATGGCCGACGCGCCGCGCTACCTGCTTATCGCGGGCGGCATCGGGGTCACGCCAATCTCGGCCATGGCCGCGCATCTTGAGCGCGAAGGCAAGGATTTCAACATCATCTACCTCAGCCGCAGCGCGGAAGAGGCGGCCTACCTGGAAGACCTGACCACCGCTTACGGCGACCGTGTCCTGGCCCATCACGACGAGGGCGACCCCGAGAAGATCTACGATTTCTGGGACCATTTTGCCGAGCCGCAGAAGCTGAATGTCTATTGCTGCGGGCCAAAGCCCCTGATGGACGAGATCGAGGCGATCTCGGGCCATTGGCCGGAAGGCCGCGTCAACTTCGAGGATTTCAAGCCCGTCGACGTTGTGCGCGCCGATGACGAGGCCTTCGAGGTCGAGCTGAAGAAGACCGGCATCACGCTGACCGTGCCCGCCGACCGTTCGATCCTCGAGGCTATGCGCGATGCCGGGTTCCCGACCGTCAGCTCGTGCGAGAGCGGCACCTGCGGCACCTGCAAGACGCGACTCCTGGAGGGCGAGGCCGATCACCGCGACATGGTGCTGATGGACGAGGAAAAGGCCGACAAGATCATGATCTGCGTCTCGCGCGCCTGTTCGGGCGGGAGGCTGGTCCTTGACCTCTGA
- a CDS encoding Rieske 2Fe-2S domain-containing protein — protein MLTPEENEVLTRVTGDAPMAKLMRQHWTPVCLMEEVAENDGKPLRVEVLGESYVAFRDTKGRLGMLDELCPHRKASLVYGRNEDCGLRCLYHGWKMDVDGNVVAMSSEPEGSPLMDKVKARSYPVREWGGFVWAWLGDKTDMPEFQPPAFAPTEDTPVAILKIRVPANWAQIHEGQIDSAHSSSLHSSTMKPARVESAAADDKSWYRPSTDKSPRMQTETTSYGFHYAAIRKPIKNAATHHYLRITEFVAPYYSLIPPNNAYKVASVIVPINDDETAFHFLAFGGPKVPSTEEWRAFNHAVPGKDLDEKWRTLRTLDNDFKQDRELMKEGHFTGVPGIPNEDIIMWVSMGSRVQRHTDVLGASDLAIVEFRRLMTDAAQKVAEGGPAIGTASFALQSRIASHEGVYPKDVDWRTLVAHDPAEAAE, from the coding sequence ATGCTGACCCCCGAAGAGAACGAAGTCCTGACCCGCGTGACGGGTGACGCGCCGATGGCGAAACTGATGCGTCAGCACTGGACGCCGGTCTGCCTGATGGAAGAAGTGGCGGAGAACGACGGCAAGCCGCTGCGCGTCGAAGTGCTTGGCGAATCCTACGTCGCGTTCCGTGATACCAAGGGCCGTCTCGGCATGCTCGACGAGCTCTGCCCGCACCGCAAAGCCTCGCTGGTCTACGGTCGCAACGAGGATTGCGGCCTGCGCTGCCTGTACCACGGATGGAAGATGGATGTGGACGGCAACGTCGTCGCCATGTCGTCCGAGCCCGAGGGCAGCCCGCTGATGGACAAGGTCAAGGCCCGTTCCTACCCGGTGCGCGAATGGGGCGGTTTCGTCTGGGCGTGGCTCGGCGACAAGACCGACATGCCGGAGTTCCAGCCCCCCGCCTTCGCCCCAACCGAAGACACCCCGGTCGCCATCCTGAAGATCCGTGTCCCCGCCAACTGGGCGCAGATCCACGAAGGACAGATCGACAGCGCGCATTCCTCGTCGCTGCATTCATCAACGATGAAACCGGCCCGCGTGGAAAGTGCCGCAGCCGATGACAAATCGTGGTACCGCCCGTCGACCGACAAATCGCCGCGCATGCAGACCGAGACCACCAGCTACGGCTTCCACTACGCAGCGATCCGCAAGCCGATCAAGAACGCAGCAACGCATCATTACCTGCGCATCACCGAGTTCGTGGCGCCATACTACTCGCTGATCCCGCCCAACAACGCCTACAAGGTCGCCAGCGTCATCGTGCCGATCAACGACGACGAGACTGCGTTCCACTTCCTCGCCTTCGGCGGCCCGAAAGTGCCCTCGACCGAGGAATGGCGCGCCTTCAACCACGCTGTTCCGGGCAAGGACCTGGATGAGAAGTGGCGCACGCTTCGGACGCTGGACAACGACTTCAAGCAGGACCGCGAGCTGATGAAGGAAGGCCACTTCACCGGCGTTCCGGGCATCCCGAACGAGGACATCATCATGTGGGTGTCGATGGGCAGCCGCGTGCAGCGCCATACCGACGTGCTGGGCGCCTCGGACCTCGCCATCGTCGAGTTCCGCCGACTGATGACCGACGCCGCGCAGAAGGTGGCCGAGGGCGGCCCGGCGATCGGCACCGCGAGCTTCGCGCTGCAGTCGCGCATCGCCTCGCACGAGGGGGTCTATCCCAAGGATGTCGACTGGCGCACGCTGGTCGCCCATGACCCGGCCGAAGCGGCCGAGTGA
- a CDS encoding IclR family transcriptional regulator, producing the protein MTADKVKSAARVFEILEFFASHRQPARLHELGAALGYPVSSLTALLRTMLDMGYMTLDPATHAYLPGPRLQTLTGWMQVDDYEQTVLFDALCRLREAAGEPVVLAAPADLHVDYVTSLHRQEGRNTHIRAGDRRLMVQNGTGWLMLARAPRPVALQIYRRTVAEGLISPRDYPQAAFEAVLDANRDTDVSILHARDLLDIPTHRTVHWDASMMSTLIPVPPGHARPLGIGIHGPTERISRRADELSELLRRTSAELAARLETV; encoded by the coding sequence ATGACCGCAGACAAGGTGAAATCCGCCGCGCGGGTGTTCGAGATCCTCGAGTTCTTCGCCAGTCACCGACAGCCTGCCCGGCTGCACGAACTGGGCGCCGCGCTCGGCTATCCGGTTTCCAGCCTGACCGCGCTTTTGCGTACAATGCTGGACATGGGTTACATGACGCTCGATCCCGCGACCCATGCCTATCTCCCCGGGCCCCGGCTGCAGACGTTGACGGGCTGGATGCAGGTCGACGATTATGAGCAGACCGTGCTGTTCGATGCCCTGTGCCGTCTGCGCGAGGCTGCGGGCGAGCCGGTGGTGCTGGCCGCGCCCGCCGACCTGCATGTCGATTACGTCACCTCGCTGCACCGGCAGGAGGGGCGCAACACCCATATCCGCGCGGGCGACCGGCGGCTGATGGTGCAGAACGGCACCGGCTGGCTGATGCTGGCGCGCGCGCCGCGGCCGGTGGCGCTGCAGATCTACCGCCGCACCGTGGCCGAGGGGCTGATCTCGCCGCGCGACTACCCCCAGGCGGCCTTCGAGGCGGTGCTCGACGCCAATCGTGATACCGACGTGTCGATCCTGCACGCGCGCGACCTGCTGGACATTCCGACGCACCGCACGGTGCATTGGGATGCGTCTATGATGTCGACGCTGATCCCGGTGCCGCCGGGGCACGCACGCCCGCTGGGCATCGGGATTCATGGGCCGACGGAGCGCATATCACGCCGCGCGGATGAACTCTCCGAGCTGCTGCGCCGGACGTCGGCGGAGCTGGCGGCGCGCCTCGAAACCGTCTGA
- a CDS encoding 3-hydroxyacyl-CoA dehydrogenase family protein, translating into MPDTAPSIPRPPSSGTICVVGAGFMGCVIATLYAHHGHDVALCDMNTELLASFAERARPIAATFADDPAAVDAMLARVRTEPSLAEAVKGAFMVHEAVQEKLETKQALFAELDAFCPPEVVLATNTSSLLLSDIGAKVNGKQRILGLHYITPGHIIRSIEVIHADFTPASLVEWGRAFVESIDHVGVACGERPGFLINKIQFAMLTEIYRLMDEGIASRDDIDAAVRLSIGPRLALWGPLLTEDLIVSKATALAVTDSLYHQTGDENYKGRKALRDLVEAGHMGAITGRGWYEYDAPYAEIVLERDRQLTDLLEWLRERDPVGRLAPR; encoded by the coding sequence ATGCCCGACACCGCCCCCTCCATCCCCCGCCCGCCGTCGTCCGGCACGATCTGCGTCGTCGGCGCGGGCTTCATGGGCTGCGTGATCGCCACGCTCTATGCCCACCACGGCCATGATGTCGCGCTGTGCGACATGAATACCGAGTTGCTGGCCAGCTTTGCCGAGCGCGCGCGCCCGATCGCCGCGACCTTCGCAGACGACCCGGCCGCCGTCGACGCGATGCTGGCGCGTGTGCGCACCGAGCCCTCGCTGGCCGAGGCCGTGAAGGGCGCATTCATGGTGCACGAGGCGGTGCAGGAGAAGCTCGAGACCAAGCAGGCGCTGTTCGCCGAATTGGACGCGTTCTGCCCGCCCGAGGTGGTGCTGGCCACCAACACCTCGTCGCTGTTGCTGTCGGACATCGGCGCCAAGGTGAACGGCAAGCAACGGATCCTGGGCCTGCACTATATCACGCCCGGGCACATCATCCGCTCGATCGAGGTGATCCACGCCGATTTCACCCCGGCGTCGCTGGTGGAATGGGGCCGGGCCTTCGTCGAATCCATCGATCACGTGGGCGTCGCCTGCGGGGAGCGGCCGGGCTTCCTGATCAACAAGATCCAGTTCGCCATGCTGACCGAGATCTATCGCCTGATGGACGAAGGCATCGCCAGCCGCGACGATATCGACGCGGCCGTGCGGCTGAGCATCGGGCCGCGCCTCGCGCTGTGGGGGCCGCTGCTGACCGAGGATCTGATCGTGTCGAAGGCGACGGCGCTGGCCGTCACGGATTCGCTGTACCACCAGACCGGGGACGAGAACTACAAGGGCCGCAAGGCGCTGCGCGACCTGGTCGAGGCCGGGCACATGGGCGCGATCACCGGACGCGGCTGGTACGAGTACGACGCGCCCTATGCCGAGATCGTCTTGGAGCGCGACCGCCAGCTGACAGACCTCCTGGAGTGGCTGCGGGAGCGCGACCCGGTGGGCCGGCTGGCGCCCCGCTGA
- a CDS encoding aldehyde dehydrogenase family protein translates to MLEPTLPANLGLYYGNAWHAAQSGRTDPTFDPATGKVLAQVATAGEADVDAAVASARAGFREWRDVAPLERARVLKEIAAIIRKHGDELALLDSANCGNPYTEMRGDAGVAAAQMEFFAGLVTEMKGDTIPMGPERINMTLREPLGVVARILAFNHPLMFCGGKMGAPLAAGNAVIIKPPVQAPLSALRLAELIDGLLPKGVFTVLPGGTEAGAALASQKGVDKVTLIGSVGAGRAVMRAASDTLKPVLLELGGKNALIAYPDSDPDKVANAIVAGMNFSWCGQSCGSTSRAFLHDDLHDAVVERLAAAVSRFKPGMPTDPATTMGALVGREHFDRVMGYIASGKAEGARVVTGGNAVTEGAMADGCFVEPTIFADVTPDMRVAREEIFGPVLVLRRWSDEGAMMDEVNGLDVGLTCSIWSKDLATAHRAAARAEAGFVWINEVGRHFLGAPFGGYKQSGLGREEGIGELISFTQEKNIHINLGGQ, encoded by the coding sequence ATGCTCGAACCGACCCTGCCCGCGAACCTCGGGCTCTACTACGGCAATGCATGGCACGCGGCACAATCCGGCCGCACCGATCCCACCTTCGATCCGGCCACCGGCAAGGTGCTGGCGCAGGTCGCCACGGCGGGCGAAGCGGACGTGGACGCGGCCGTGGCCAGCGCCCGCGCGGGCTTCCGCGAATGGCGCGACGTGGCGCCCCTGGAGCGCGCGCGCGTGCTGAAGGAGATCGCCGCCATCATCCGCAAGCATGGCGACGAGCTGGCGCTGCTGGATTCCGCCAATTGCGGCAACCCCTATACCGAAATGCGCGGCGACGCGGGTGTCGCCGCGGCGCAGATGGAATTCTTTGCCGGCCTCGTCACCGAGATGAAGGGCGACACCATCCCGATGGGCCCCGAGCGCATCAACATGACCCTGCGCGAGCCGTTGGGCGTGGTGGCGCGGATCCTGGCGTTCAACCACCCGCTGATGTTCTGCGGCGGCAAGATGGGCGCACCGCTGGCTGCGGGCAACGCGGTCATCATCAAGCCTCCGGTGCAGGCGCCGCTCTCGGCGCTGAGGCTGGCCGAGCTGATCGACGGCCTGCTGCCCAAGGGTGTCTTTACCGTGCTCCCCGGCGGGACGGAGGCGGGCGCGGCGCTGGCCTCGCAAAAGGGTGTCGACAAGGTCACGTTGATCGGCTCGGTGGGGGCCGGGCGCGCGGTGATGCGCGCGGCCAGCGACACGCTGAAGCCGGTGCTGCTGGAGCTGGGCGGCAAGAACGCCCTGATCGCCTATCCGGACAGCGACCCCGACAAGGTGGCCAACGCCATCGTCGCGGGCATGAACTTCAGCTGGTGCGGGCAGAGCTGCGGCTCGACCAGCCGCGCCTTCCTGCATGACGACCTGCACGACGCGGTCGTCGAGCGGCTGGCGGCGGCTGTGTCGCGCTTCAAGCCGGGCATGCCGACCGACCCCGCGACGACAATGGGCGCGCTGGTCGGGCGCGAGCATTTCGATCGGGTGATGGGCTACATCGCCTCGGGCAAGGCAGAGGGCGCGCGCGTCGTCACCGGCGGCAACGCGGTGACCGAGGGCGCGATGGCGGACGGCTGCTTCGTCGAACCGACGATCTTCGCCGATGTCACACCGGACATGCGCGTCGCCAGGGAGGAGATTTTCGGCCCGGTGCTGGTGCTGCGCCGCTGGTCGGACGAGGGGGCAATGATGGACGAGGTGAATGGCCTAGACGTGGGCCTGACCTGCTCGATCTGGTCGAAGGACCTGGCCACGGCGCATCGCGCGGCGGCCCGCGCGGAGGCCGGCTTCGTCTGGATCAACGAGGTCGGGCGGCACTTCCTGGGTGCGCCCTTCGGCGGCTACAAGCAGTCGGGCCTCGGGCGCGAGGAGGGGATCGGCGAGCTGATCTCGTTCACGCAGGAGAAGAACATCCACATCAACCTGGGCGGCCAGTAA
- a CDS encoding TRAP transporter large permease, with protein MVEGIAAVATGVGLLLGFMAVGLPVFAAFLLVNLLAVAVIMGPMGYGMFVNSLYETTTTQSLVTIPLFILMGEILFRSNSVEVLLRSIDTLVGRVKGRQYVLSILLATVFSTLSGAAMGVAAMLGRSLLPGMVARGYDARLSAGTILAGASLAPLIPPSVLVIIIGTLAGVSIAGLLIAGIIPGLMFAAIFLGYCFIRVWLNPSLAPDEPDDGTRATLADKGWALLRVVPFSIIILMVMGLILVGIATPTEAGAMGVIGSLIIAAIYRNLSFKMIGESLVSSAKVAAMILFIMASSKLFSQLLAFTGGASAMTEWVVGLEQSRWVMLILLMLLPFVLCMFIDQIALMLIVIPIYLPIIEELQFDPIWFWLLFLVNITVGGMTPPFGYTLFALKSAWEDASLGKVFSSAWPFVLLYLLGMIVLALVPGLSTLLPSML; from the coding sequence ATGGTTGAAGGTATCGCCGCCGTCGCGACCGGCGTGGGGCTGCTCCTGGGCTTCATGGCCGTAGGCCTGCCCGTCTTCGCGGCCTTCCTGCTGGTCAACCTGCTGGCCGTCGCGGTCATCATGGGACCGATGGGCTACGGCATGTTCGTCAACTCGCTCTACGAGACGACGACCACGCAATCGCTGGTCACCATCCCGCTGTTCATCCTGATGGGCGAGATCCTGTTCCGCTCGAACTCGGTCGAGGTGCTGCTCCGGTCCATCGACACTCTGGTCGGTCGGGTGAAAGGGCGCCAGTACGTGCTGTCGATCCTGCTGGCCACGGTGTTCAGCACCCTGTCGGGTGCTGCGATGGGCGTGGCGGCCATGCTGGGCCGCTCGCTGCTGCCGGGCATGGTCGCGCGCGGCTACGACGCGCGGCTGTCGGCCGGCACGATCCTGGCGGGCGCCAGCCTGGCGCCGCTGATCCCGCCCAGTGTGCTGGTCATCATCATCGGCACGCTGGCCGGCGTCTCCATCGCCGGGCTGCTGATCGCCGGGATCATTCCCGGCCTGATGTTCGCCGCGATCTTCCTGGGCTATTGCTTCATCCGCGTCTGGCTGAACCCGTCGCTGGCGCCCGACGAGCCCGACGACGGCACCCGCGCCACGCTGGCCGACAAGGGCTGGGCGCTGCTGCGGGTGGTGCCGTTCTCGATCATCATCTTGATGGTGATGGGGCTCATCCTGGTCGGCATCGCCACGCCGACCGAGGCCGGCGCGATGGGTGTCATCGGTTCGCTGATCATCGCCGCGATCTATCGCAACCTGTCGTTCAAGATGATCGGCGAGTCGCTGGTTTCCTCGGCCAAGGTGGCGGCGATGATCCTGTTCATCATGGCCAGCTCGAAACTGTTCAGCCAGCTGCTGGCCTTCACCGGCGGTGCCTCGGCGATGACCGAATGGGTCGTGGGGCTGGAACAGTCGCGCTGGGTGATGCTCATCCTGCTGATGCTGCTGCCTTTCGTGCTGTGCATGTTCATCGACCAGATCGCGCTGATGCTGATCGTCATCCCGATCTACCTGCCGATCATCGAGGAACTGCAATTCGATCCGATCTGGTTCTGGCTACTGTTCCTGGTGAACATCACCGTGGGGGGCATGACCCCGCCCTTCGGCTACACGCTCTTCGCGCTGAAAAGCGCGTGGGAAGACGCCAGCCTCGGCAAGGTCTTCTCCTCGGCCTGGCCCTTTGTGCTGCTGTACCTGCTGGGCATGATCGTGCTGGCACTGGTTCCCGGGCTGTCGACGCTGCTGCCGTCGATGCTGTGA
- a CDS encoding TRAP transporter small permease has product MRPILTLQDVLTRLMFFIGVGALAAIVLIYAFEVVSRYAFGAPTLWASDFVSFLLLITVFSTAPWLTREGGHVAVTILPDLVGRLRQVILRAGFLVAAATCLWAAWLCIGEVQHLASRGTATLTTVRIPKWILVAFITYGVANSGLYFLRLAFGQALSETDSQPEVTHG; this is encoded by the coding sequence ATGCGACCGATCCTGACGCTTCAGGACGTGCTGACCCGGCTGATGTTCTTCATCGGCGTCGGTGCGCTGGCAGCCATCGTGCTCATCTACGCCTTCGAGGTCGTCTCGCGCTATGCCTTCGGCGCGCCGACCCTCTGGGCGAGCGATTTCGTTTCCTTCCTGCTGCTGATCACGGTGTTCAGCACCGCGCCCTGGCTGACCCGCGAAGGCGGGCACGTGGCCGTGACTATCCTGCCCGACCTGGTCGGCCGGCTGCGCCAGGTGATCCTGCGCGCGGGCTTCCTGGTGGCGGCGGCGACCTGTCTCTGGGCTGCCTGGCTTTGCATCGGCGAGGTGCAGCACCTGGCCTCGCGCGGGACGGCGACCCTGACCACCGTGCGCATTCCGAAATGGATCCTGGTGGCCTTCATCACCTATGGCGTGGCCAATTCCGGCCTGTATTTTCTGCGCCTCGCCTTCGGCCAGGCGCTTTCCGAGACCGACTCCCAACCCGAGGTGACCCATGGTTGA
- the dctP gene encoding TRAP transporter substrate-binding protein DctP has product MTSSTTFTNKLRALAGASALSAATLGLTGAAEARDFRLLSGWDSSYVAVDVLTSFIETLDEAVTEGFGVNVMGPETVPPFEQFDPVSRGLFDLLFTNGAYHFNQTSVGMALDGLSGDTEALREAGIWDAVDADYQEQGLKLIAVLYDLNGYHIMLNEPVGENGLEGRRVRGTPIYHPAINVLGGSPVVLPGGEIYPALERGVIDGAAWPTIGALSYRWFEVADYMMRPTFGQVGHLVLMNLDTWNDLSEETRAEIETAAREFEIEANGLFDTLVAEESAALEAEGMSVTELSEELAGTLSSAWFSGVMDLAATQSGEAIEEIRRLATEADLDG; this is encoded by the coding sequence ATGACTTCATCCACCACATTCACCAACAAACTGCGTGCCCTTGCGGGCGCTTCGGCGCTGTCGGCCGCGACGCTGGGCCTGACTGGTGCCGCCGAGGCACGCGACTTCCGCCTGCTGTCGGGCTGGGATTCCAGCTATGTTGCGGTCGACGTGCTGACGTCGTTCATCGAGACGCTCGACGAAGCCGTAACCGAGGGCTTCGGCGTCAACGTCATGGGCCCCGAGACCGTGCCCCCGTTCGAGCAGTTCGACCCGGTGTCGCGCGGCCTGTTCGACCTGCTGTTCACCAATGGTGCCTATCACTTCAACCAGACTTCGGTGGGAATGGCGCTGGACGGCCTGTCGGGCGATACCGAGGCCTTGCGCGAAGCCGGAATTTGGGACGCGGTGGATGCCGATTACCAGGAGCAGGGGTTGAAGCTGATCGCCGTGCTTTACGACCTGAATGGCTACCACATCATGCTGAACGAGCCGGTCGGCGAGAACGGCCTCGAAGGACGTCGCGTGCGCGGCACGCCGATCTACCACCCGGCGATCAACGTACTGGGTGGCTCGCCCGTGGTGCTGCCGGGCGGCGAGATCTACCCGGCGCTGGAACGCGGTGTGATCGACGGTGCGGCCTGGCCGACCATCGGCGCTCTGTCCTACCGCTGGTTCGAGGTCGCCGACTACATGATGCGCCCGACCTTCGGCCAGGTCGGCCATCTGGTGTTGATGAACCTTGACACCTGGAACGACCTGTCCGAGGAAACCCGGGCCGAGATCGAGACCGCCGCGCGCGAGTTCGAGATCGAAGCCAATGGCCTGTTCGACACGCTAGTCGCCGAAGAGAGCGCCGCCCTGGAAGCAGAGGGCATGAGCGTGACCGAGCTGTCCGAGGAACTGGCGGGCACGCTCAGCTCGGCCTGGTTCTCGGGCGTGATGGACCTCGCGGCCACGCAATCGGGCGAGGCGATCGAGGAAATTCGCCGTCTGGCGACCGAAGCCGATCTCGACGGCTGA